A single Sulfurimonas aquatica DNA region contains:
- a CDS encoding mercuric transporter MerT family protein, producing the protein MENRNVLSVIVATLAASLCCVTPVLAVLAGSSTFASSFSCLEPYHNYLVAFTILVLIYAWYDKLKPSKDIDCACDEKSGFFSSKLFLAIVTVFSALMLTFPLWGYDLAKGNNTELNQKIDEVACDTCTDTDENKTVTKVDVPSLPNAENKPACNTGSCPTQRENKTANATVTSDLPVLHYMDDEKNNPTECGQVACSGTGYKELDDLMAQARREIEEMSPAVLKKMIDDEVEFTLLDVRPAIQRAEGEIYADSMLAIPRTNLEFEVLNILKDKGATIVVYSRMGARSLFAAQSLKKLGYTNVYNLSAGLKGWVRAGYPYDNGLGTVLKVVDAQ; encoded by the coding sequence ATGGAAAATAGGAATGTTTTATCAGTAATTGTAGCTACGTTAGCTGCCTCACTATGTTGTGTAACGCCAGTTTTAGCAGTTCTTGCAGGCTCATCCACTTTTGCATCAAGTTTTTCATGCTTAGAGCCTTATCATAACTATTTAGTGGCGTTTACAATACTAGTACTTATATATGCATGGTATGACAAACTAAAACCTTCTAAAGATATAGATTGTGCTTGTGATGAAAAAAGTGGGTTTTTCTCAAGTAAACTATTTTTAGCGATTGTTACTGTTTTTTCAGCTCTTATGCTTACGTTTCCTTTGTGGGGTTATGACTTAGCCAAAGGAAATAATACAGAGTTAAATCAAAAAATAGATGAAGTTGCTTGTGATACATGTACAGATACAGATGAGAATAAAACTGTTACAAAAGTGGACGTACCATCACTTCCAAATGCAGAGAATAAACCAGCATGCAATACGGGCTCGTGTCCTACACAAAGAGAAAACAAAACAGCTAATGCAACAGTAACATCAGATTTACCAGTACTTCACTATATGGATGATGAGAAAAACAATCCAACTGAGTGTGGACAAGTAGCTTGTAGTGGAACGGGATATAAAGAACTTGATGATTTAATGGCCCAAGCTCGTCGTGAAATAGAGGAGATGTCACCCGCGGTACTTAAAAAAATGATAGACGATGAAGTTGAATTCACGCTTTTAGATGTTCGACCTGCTATACAAAGGGCAGAAGGGGAGATTTATGCTGACTCTATGCTCGCTATTCCTCGCACTAACTTAGAATTTGAGGTATTAAATATACTCAAAGATAAAGGGGCAACTATTGTCGTATATAGTCGTATGGGAGCAAGAAGTTTATTTGCAGCTCAGTCACTGAAAAAACTTGGTTATACAAATGTTTATAATCTCTCAGCGGGTCTCAAAGGTTGGGTAAGAGCTGGGTATCCATATGATAATGGTCTTGGAACTGTTTTAAAAGTGGTGGATGCGCAGTAA
- a CDS encoding bifunctional diguanylate cyclase/phosphodiesterase — translation MKIKTNIFYLFYMVLSLSVIVFLILLNMKYNSIKESLYLEKQNDTQRIANNTHVQLLHYESILALLGEQLLYKNTYKRSKISKKIFKSVLDLNTEIMGFALLDINANYLSVSDNLDLKDVPNIRIKDEIRLSFLETLESEHMVIGRSYYLENAKSWVIPIRKAIRNDKGNVVAVMASGLKIHDDNTFLSKINFLDNSSLLIAKDFDSNDDSYSIYDSAIKNKDQDKYIRYNTPISKSIFQNIEYKKLKEIEKDISAPHLLEYVNNKNQSIYGAMSHDKRFKIFIITQNNSDIIKNQFINSILIYAVLFVLSILFLYTLTRFIEKLDKSQKSVLKYQATHDNLTTLPNRQHMYNNYNTFKKEAKEFELLYVDLDNFKNINDHFGHDFGDEILKEVASRLKKSVFKGDMLIRHGGDEFIIMKKTHIKNDTNYYEKIIEVLGKTYTVNSMEFILGASIGVSNYPKDSKNLTKLLSMSDMAMYEAKKQKNTFCIYSEDLKNSQTEYLEIEHELHNALAKNEIYMVYQPQINADGTLHGVEALVRWNNKKLGMVHPDKFIPIAEENGMIVELSRFIISKSAEDIYEVQRLLDIDFQLSINLSVRHLFSENFLENTLKDIKVFDGEYGLITFEITERLFIKDINHVLPLLNILKEKGFQISLDDFGTGYSSLGILRTLPINEIKIDKSFVDEMIHEHDARVLSKSIIKIGQDLSMKILAEGVETAEQLELLKFQNCEIFQGYYFSKPLDHMSLIAFLQKGISSAIPFYRFG, via the coding sequence ATGAAGATTAAAACAAATATATTTTACCTATTTTACATGGTTTTATCCCTCAGTGTTATTGTTTTCTTAATTTTACTGAATATGAAGTATAACTCTATTAAAGAGTCTTTGTATCTAGAAAAACAGAACGATACACAACGTATTGCAAATAACACTCATGTACAACTTCTACACTATGAATCTATACTAGCACTTCTTGGAGAACAACTCCTATACAAAAATACATACAAAAGATCTAAAATAAGTAAAAAAATATTTAAATCAGTACTGGATTTAAATACTGAAATAATGGGTTTTGCATTACTTGATATTAATGCTAACTATCTATCAGTCAGCGATAATTTAGATCTTAAAGATGTACCAAATATTCGCATAAAAGATGAAATAAGACTCTCCTTCTTAGAGACACTAGAATCAGAGCATATGGTTATTGGTCGAAGTTATTATCTTGAAAATGCAAAAAGCTGGGTGATCCCCATCCGTAAAGCTATCCGTAATGATAAGGGAAATGTAGTTGCTGTTATGGCAAGTGGTTTGAAAATACATGATGATAATACATTTTTAAGTAAGATAAATTTTTTAGACAATAGCTCTTTGCTTATAGCTAAAGACTTTGATAGTAATGATGATAGCTATAGTATATACGACAGTGCCATAAAAAATAAAGATCAAGATAAATACATTCGTTACAACACACCAATATCAAAAAGCATCTTTCAAAATATAGAGTATAAAAAACTAAAAGAAATTGAAAAAGATATATCGGCTCCCCATCTCTTAGAGTATGTTAATAATAAAAATCAAAGTATTTATGGGGCTATGTCGCATGATAAGAGATTTAAGATATTTATTATCACTCAAAACAATAGTGATATTATAAAAAATCAATTTATAAACTCTATATTAATCTATGCAGTACTTTTTGTTCTTAGTATACTTTTTTTATATACACTGACTAGATTTATTGAAAAATTAGATAAGAGTCAAAAGAGTGTATTAAAGTATCAAGCAACACATGATAATTTAACGACTCTACCTAATAGACAGCATATGTATAACAATTATAATACTTTTAAAAAAGAGGCTAAGGAGTTTGAACTTCTTTATGTAGATTTAGATAATTTTAAAAATATAAATGATCACTTTGGACATGATTTTGGTGATGAAATTTTAAAAGAGGTTGCCTCACGACTTAAAAAGAGTGTTTTTAAGGGAGATATGTTGATTCGTCATGGTGGTGACGAATTTATAATAATGAAAAAAACTCATATAAAAAATGACACTAATTATTATGAAAAAATTATTGAAGTTTTAGGAAAGACTTATACGGTCAACTCTATGGAGTTTATACTAGGTGCAAGTATAGGAGTCTCTAACTATCCAAAAGATTCTAAAAATTTGACTAAGCTTTTAAGTATGTCAGATATGGCTATGTACGAGGCTAAAAAGCAGAAAAATACTTTTTGTATCTACTCTGAAGATTTAAAAAACTCTCAAACTGAGTATCTAGAGATAGAGCATGAACTTCATAACGCATTAGCAAAAAATGAGATATATATGGTCTATCAACCACAGATAAATGCTGATGGAACACTTCATGGTGTTGAAGCACTTGTGAGATGGAATAATAAAAAGCTAGGCATGGTACATCCAGATAAATTTATACCTATTGCAGAAGAGAATGGCATGATAGTAGAACTTAGTCGTTTTATCATCTCTAAATCTGCAGAAGATATCTATGAAGTACAAAGACTTCTAGATATAGACTTTCAACTCTCTATAAATCTCTCTGTTAGACATCTTTTTAGTGAAAACTTTTTAGAAAATACATTAAAAGATATAAAAGTTTTTGATGGTGAGTATGGTCTGATTACTTTTGAGATTACTGAGAGGTTATTTATTAAAGATATAAACCATGTTTTACCCCTGCTAAATATCCTTAAAGAGAAGGGTTTTCAGATATCGCTTGATGATTTTGGAACAGGTTACTCATCTTTAGGAATTTTAAGAACCCTTCCAATCAATGAGATTAAAATAGATAAAAGTTTTGTTGATGAGATGATACACGAACACGATGCAAGAGTGCTCTCTAAGTCGATCATCAAAATTGGACAAGATTTATCTATGAAAATACTTGCTGAAGGTGTTGAAACTGCAGAACAGCTTGAACTTTTAAAGTTCCAAAACTGTGAAATATTTCAAGGCTACTATTTCTCTAAACCTTTGGATCATATGTCGCTTATAGCATTTCTACAAAAGGGAATCTCTAGTGCCATACCTTTTTATAGGTTTGGCTAA
- a CDS encoding ArsR/SmtB family transcription factor: MLDMEDKIKIFKALGNETRFKIFKNIFTGGYACSIDESQPKDDIIAQATCVTTIAEHFDFALPTISRHLKELKDANIITMTKSKNRIYIEPNIKTMKEIAGCFDVIVKEYEDGVVYQYDNTK, translated from the coding sequence ATGTTAGATATGGAAGATAAGATAAAAATTTTCAAAGCTCTTGGAAATGAAACAAGATTTAAGATATTTAAAAACATTTTCACAGGTGGATACGCATGCTCGATTGATGAGAGTCAACCAAAAGACGATATCATCGCTCAGGCTACTTGCGTTACAACCATAGCGGAGCATTTTGACTTCGCCCTGCCTACTATTTCACGTCATCTAAAAGAACTCAAAGACGCCAACATAATAACTATGACTAAAAGTAAAAATAGAATATATATCGAGCCAAATATAAAAACAATGAAAGAGATAGCTGGATGTTTTGACGTAATCGTCAAAGAGTATGAAGATGGGGTTGTATATCAGTATGATAACACTAAGTAA
- a CDS encoding methyltransferase domain-containing protein gives MADNKQIIELYTDLAQNPNKDFGWDKGLSNAKAHGYKDEWIEKIPAQVWEFCAAVGNPFESVEIKKGDTVLDLGCGAGVDILVASILTGESGKVIGVDITPKMVEIAQKHASLAGCKNVTVLESSFDKIDIEDESVDIVISNGAINLTSCKESVFAEVYRVLKPNGKISFADMIDISEPSSECCSIEQNACCESDGQEDWGNCVAGTMRESELLELMQKAGFRDVECHGHTHYTTAETTRGATFTATKIPSSELREAHWNNLFQNVDYTQVFWHQNSPRKSVELIKKYVKENANIVDVGCGASYLVDSLLSDGYEKITLVDTAKSSLDIVDSRIKSDKVKYVCSDILNFKSEQKYDLWHDRAVFHFLLSKKEREQYFEVLKNSLNSNGIAIISTFRVDGPIQCAGLDIVQYDVEKMNKELPRGLEIVQSEEFTHITPKETQQKYIYFVIKKV, from the coding sequence ATGGCTGATAATAAGCAAATAATTGAACTCTATACTGACTTAGCTCAAAACCCAAACAAAGATTTTGGATGGGATAAAGGACTGAGCAACGCCAAAGCACATGGTTACAAGGATGAGTGGATAGAAAAGATTCCCGCTCAGGTTTGGGAGTTTTGCGCAGCGGTTGGAAACCCTTTTGAATCAGTTGAGATTAAAAAAGGCGATACTGTTTTAGATTTAGGGTGTGGAGCCGGAGTGGACATTTTAGTTGCGTCGATTTTAACTGGTGAGAGTGGAAAAGTCATTGGTGTAGACATTACTCCTAAGATGGTCGAAATAGCTCAAAAGCATGCCAGCTTAGCTGGCTGTAAAAATGTGACTGTTTTAGAGAGTAGTTTTGATAAAATCGATATAGAAGATGAGTCGGTCGACATCGTGATATCTAACGGTGCTATAAACCTGACTTCATGTAAAGAGTCCGTTTTTGCTGAAGTTTATCGCGTTTTAAAACCAAATGGAAAAATCTCTTTTGCGGATATGATAGATATAAGTGAACCAAGTAGCGAATGCTGTTCTATAGAACAGAATGCTTGTTGTGAAAGTGATGGCCAAGAAGATTGGGGGAACTGCGTTGCTGGAACTATGAGGGAGAGTGAACTCTTAGAGCTAATGCAAAAAGCTGGATTTAGAGACGTTGAGTGTCATGGACATACTCACTATACTACGGCAGAGACTACAAGAGGCGCTACGTTTACAGCGACGAAGATACCCTCAAGTGAACTCAGAGAGGCTCATTGGAATAATTTATTTCAAAATGTTGATTACACTCAGGTGTTTTGGCATCAAAACTCACCACGAAAATCTGTTGAGCTTATTAAAAAGTATGTAAAAGAGAATGCAAACATAGTTGACGTAGGTTGTGGTGCGTCCTATTTAGTAGATAGTTTACTAAGCGATGGATATGAAAAGATTACTTTAGTCGATACGGCAAAAAGTTCACTTGATATAGTAGACTCAAGAATAAAGAGTGATAAAGTAAAATATGTTTGTAGTGATATTTTAAACTTTAAAAGTGAACAAAAGTATGATCTTTGGCATGATAGAGCAGTATTTCATTTTTTACTTTCTAAAAAAGAGAGAGAACAATATTTTGAAGTATTAAAAAATTCACTTAACTCCAATGGCATAGCGATTATTAGCACCTTTAGAGTGGATGGTCCTATTCAGTGTGCAGGTCTTGACATAGTTCAATACGATGTAGAGAAAATGAACAAAGAGCTTCCTCGTGGACTAGAGATAGTTCAAAGTGAAGAGTTTACGCATATAACGCCAAAAGAGACGCAGCAAAAATATATCTATTTTGTCATTAAAAAGGTTTAG
- a CDS encoding ElyC/SanA/YdcF family protein, protein MIGLFFLYKNNTRFSKIFFSLGVILLILFSYQPFSNTLLISLESKYKKYSYNENIKYIHVLGNGHTIDSEQPISSQLSDGSVKRVLEGVIMYKNIPGSKLIFTGYKGDTNTSNAQMNANLAYALGVTKSDVIIGNNPVDTEEEALFTQKIVGNKPFALVTSATHMPRAMTLFKSYGMNPIAAPTNFYKEEVNWLREPDIHSFKNSKLALHEFYGILFMKIKSIFS, encoded by the coding sequence ATGATAGGCTTATTTTTTTTATACAAAAATAATACTAGGTTTTCAAAAATATTCTTTTCATTAGGTGTTATACTCTTAATACTTTTTTCTTATCAACCATTTTCAAATACCTTGTTAATAAGTCTAGAATCCAAGTATAAAAAATATTCTTATAATGAGAATATCAAATATATCCATGTCTTAGGCAATGGACACACTATTGATAGCGAACAACCAATCTCTTCACAGTTAAGTGATGGAAGTGTAAAAAGAGTCCTAGAAGGTGTGATAATGTATAAAAATATACCAGGTTCCAAATTAATATTTACCGGCTACAAAGGCGATACAAATACTTCAAACGCTCAAATGAATGCTAACTTAGCATATGCTCTTGGTGTCACAAAGAGTGATGTGATAATAGGAAACAATCCAGTGGATACTGAAGAAGAAGCCCTCTTTACTCAGAAGATAGTAGGTAATAAGCCTTTTGCTTTAGTTACGTCAGCAACTCATATGCCTCGGGCTATGACGCTTTTTAAGAGTTATGGGATGAATCCCATTGCGGCACCTACTAACTTTTATAAAGAAGAAGTAAATTGGCTAAGAGAGCCAGATATTCATTCATTCAAAAACTCAAAATTAGCATTGCATGAATTTTATGGAATACTTTTTATGAAAATTAAAAGTATATTTTCTTAG
- a CDS encoding alpha/beta hydrolase, translating to MILLFVFYQWQFYVVFSPTHHRENELGNGCQLLSMKTDDGVELEGAIYEAQDATNTLLVFVGRSHDGVGLINKLALTYPKSRIIVFNYRSYGKSKGVLNERNILSDGVKIAQLVEKNYGEYYILGFSIGSSVAAYVATKLKCKGLFLVGAFDSISGLAKEKYLSHKSFKRVDISKLLRYKFHTKEFVKSIEVDTYLFVSKSDEITYLNNSRELKQHVKNLKYYSELENLTHKELLWDSGVVDIIKEVIE from the coding sequence ATGATTTTACTTTTTGTCTTTTATCAGTGGCAGTTTTATGTAGTTTTTTCACCAACGCACCACCGTGAAAATGAGTTAGGCAATGGGTGCCAACTTTTAAGTATGAAAACAGATGATGGAGTAGAGCTAGAAGGTGCAATATACGAAGCGCAAGACGCTACAAATACACTTTTGGTTTTTGTGGGGCGTTCACATGATGGCGTTGGGCTCATAAACAAACTCGCACTGACTTATCCAAAAAGTAGAATCATAGTTTTTAACTATAGATCCTATGGAAAGAGTAAGGGTGTCTTAAATGAGAGAAATATCTTAAGCGATGGAGTTAAGATAGCCCAGCTTGTGGAGAAAAACTATGGTGAATATTATATCTTGGGTTTTTCCATAGGCTCAAGTGTAGCAGCTTATGTGGCTACAAAACTCAAGTGCAAGGGACTATTTTTAGTTGGAGCTTTTGATTCTATATCTGGCTTGGCAAAAGAGAAGTACCTCTCTCATAAAAGCTTTAAAAGAGTAGATATATCAAAACTTTTAAGATATAAGTTTCATACAAAAGAGTTTGTCAAAAGCATTGAAGTAGATACCTACCTTTTTGTGAGTAAGAGTGATGAGATTACATACTTAAACAACTCTAGAGAGCTCAAGCAACATGTTAAAAATCTGAAATACTATAGTGAACTTGAAAACTTAACACACAAAGAGTTGTTATGGGATAGTGGCGTTGTAGATATTATAAAAGAGGTGATTGAGTGA
- the truA gene encoding tRNA pseudouridine(38-40) synthase TruA: MRVALTLAYNGTHFFGSQTQTETPHTILGNLEKVLKKMGIEFKVVASGRTDKGVHATGQVCHIDVPDFWSDIKRLKRVLNEMLPSSIRVRATKLVDDEFHARYSAKKRVYRYIIKEGDSNPFEADFVTFLKGVEFNEMEKNIKLFVGEFDFAYFMKTGSDISSTTRVIYRAFAYKHNGYIILNFEANGFLRSQIRMMVGALLSLSMEEIKEKLERRVNHKLKPAPANGLYLAKIKY, from the coding sequence ATGAGAGTTGCACTTACTCTAGCCTACAACGGTACGCATTTTTTTGGCTCTCAAACCCAGACTGAAACTCCCCATACCATACTTGGAAATCTTGAAAAAGTGCTCAAAAAAATGGGCATAGAGTTTAAAGTCGTGGCAAGTGGAAGAACGGACAAAGGCGTGCATGCAACGGGTCAAGTCTGCCATATAGACGTTCCAGATTTTTGGTCTGATATTAAAAGACTTAAAAGAGTACTTAATGAGATGCTTCCCTCTAGTATTCGCGTTAGAGCTACTAAGCTTGTCGATGATGAATTTCACGCACGTTATAGTGCCAAAAAACGTGTCTATAGATATATCATTAAAGAGGGAGATTCAAATCCCTTTGAAGCTGACTTTGTTACGTTTTTGAAGGGTGTGGAGTTCAATGAGATGGAGAAAAATATTAAGCTCTTTGTGGGAGAGTTTGATTTTGCTTACTTTATGAAAACGGGAAGCGACATTAGCAGTACCACTCGAGTTATCTACAGAGCTTTTGCATATAAGCATAATGGTTATATTATTCTAAATTTTGAAGCAAATGGGTTTTTAAGAAGCCAAATCAGGATGATGGTTGGAGCGCTACTAAGCCTAAGTATGGAAGAGATAAAAGAGAAGCTAGAGCGCAGAGTAAATCATAAACTAAAGCCAGCTCCCGCAAATGGTCTCTATCTTGCAAAGATTAAATACTAA
- a CDS encoding LptF/LptG family permease: MNRLRSYIISNLSSLFLSIFMPLFTIASVIFLIKLATYTAVIQLSIWEMAKLYFFVLPEILFYTLPVTFFIASTLTLFKLSNDNEIVVLFSLGIKPAFILKTLLRPAILLSLVLSIDFFILFPHATVLSSNFVSYKKSEAKFNLAASEFGNSFGDWLLYLGKKNLDGTYSQVFLFNKKKKEEILISAQKAEIINDSGILRLKLSDGEGYGYSTESFTQMNFTTMLINDTMKTSLTTYRAPLDYWLSDDRADSKRHMFITDTLLSLFPIISLFLVASIGIVHARHQKSGVYLFIFATIILYYGLTLGLQDILVYYTIPTIAISWTLLSYFIYRKTIVNRF; the protein is encoded by the coding sequence ATGAATAGACTTAGAAGCTATATAATATCAAATTTATCATCTCTATTTTTATCTATATTTATGCCGCTATTTACCATAGCGTCTGTTATATTTTTGATAAAACTTGCTACTTATACGGCAGTCATTCAACTAAGTATCTGGGAGATGGCAAAACTTTACTTTTTTGTTCTTCCAGAGATTCTTTTTTATACTCTGCCCGTTACTTTTTTCATAGCCTCAACGCTCACACTCTTTAAACTCTCAAATGACAATGAAATAGTTGTTCTCTTTTCACTTGGAATTAAGCCTGCGTTTATTCTAAAAACTCTTTTAAGACCGGCTATTTTACTATCACTTGTACTAAGTATCGATTTTTTCATTCTTTTTCCTCACGCTACGGTACTCTCAAGTAATTTTGTCTCTTATAAAAAAAGTGAAGCTAAGTTCAACCTTGCTGCTAGTGAATTTGGAAATAGCTTTGGCGATTGGCTTTTATATCTAGGTAAAAAAAATCTTGATGGCACCTACTCGCAAGTATTTCTTTTTAACAAAAAGAAAAAAGAGGAGATTTTGATTTCCGCTCAAAAGGCGGAGATTATAAATGACTCAGGAATATTAAGACTTAAACTCAGTGATGGCGAGGGCTATGGATACTCTACGGAGAGTTTCACTCAAATGAACTTCACCACTATGCTTATAAATGACACCATGAAGACAAGTCTAACAACCTATAGAGCGCCTCTTGATTATTGGCTCTCAGATGATAGAGCGGATAGTAAACGCCATATGTTTATTACAGATACTCTATTGAGCCTTTTTCCCATTATTAGCCTCTTTTTAGTAGCTTCCATAGGCATAGTGCATGCAAGACATCAAAAATCTGGCGTTTATCTTTTTATATTTGCAACCATCATACTTTACTATGGACTTACCCTTGGTCTTCAGGATATATTGGTTTATTATACAATTCCCACTATCGCTATTTCATGGACGCTTCTTAGCTACTTCATCTATAGAAAAACAATCGTAAATAGGTTCTAA
- a CDS encoding di-trans,poly-cis-decaprenylcistransferase — MNQAKHIAIIMDGNGRWAELQGKKRVKGHEAGAEVVKRITTYCSNSPEIERLTLYAFSTENWKRPRLEVEFLMKLLNTYLKNELSVYLQNNVRFEPIGDMRAFSKSLQATIKMVEEKTAHCDGLVQSLALNYGAQDEILRAVNALKNCDGDITHDMLSNQLDCKESVDLLIRTGGDHRLSNYLLWQSAYAELFFTDTLWPDFNIKELEKIIKKFTKVERRFGGLK, encoded by the coding sequence ATGAATCAAGCAAAACATATAGCCATAATTATGGATGGAAATGGAAGATGGGCCGAGCTTCAAGGCAAGAAGAGAGTCAAAGGTCATGAAGCGGGAGCCGAGGTTGTAAAGAGAATAACTACTTACTGTTCTAACTCCCCTGAGATCGAGCGTTTAACGCTCTACGCTTTTTCTACGGAAAACTGGAAACGACCACGTTTAGAAGTTGAGTTTCTAATGAAACTACTCAACACGTACCTCAAAAACGAGTTAAGTGTTTATCTGCAAAATAATGTCCGCTTTGAGCCTATCGGCGATATGAGAGCATTTTCAAAGAGCCTTCAAGCGACTATAAAAATGGTAGAAGAAAAAACTGCGCATTGTGATGGACTTGTCCAGTCGCTTGCGCTCAATTATGGCGCTCAAGATGAGATACTCCGTGCTGTAAACGCGCTTAAAAACTGTGATGGTGACATAACTCACGATATGCTCTCGAATCAGCTTGATTGCAAAGAGAGCGTTGATCTACTTATTCGAACAGGTGGCGACCACAGACTCTCAAACTATCTACTTTGGCAATCAGCCTATGCTGAACTTTTCTTTACAGACACTCTTTGGCCAGACTTTAACATTAAAGAGCTTGAAAAAATCATAAAAAAATTTACAAAAGTGGAACGTAGATTTGGAGGATTAAAATAA
- a CDS encoding rhodanese-like domain-containing protein yields the protein MKLKILRIITILTLSAVSYLNAGFANTDKLLEEAKKEAGEITPSVLKSMIDKEVPVIILDIRESEQRSEGEIYSDESYSITRGNLEFEIGNKIKNKDSVIVTYCRGGSRGALAAQTLRRLGYKNATNLKGGLKAWAKAGYPVETGLGSVTIKSIEE from the coding sequence ATGAAATTGAAAATACTTAGAATCATAACCATATTAACATTGAGCGCAGTTAGTTATCTTAATGCAGGTTTTGCAAATACGGACAAACTTTTAGAAGAAGCTAAAAAGGAAGCTGGAGAAATCACACCTAGTGTATTAAAGTCGATGATAGATAAAGAAGTACCTGTAATTATTCTTGATATAAGAGAGAGTGAGCAAAGGTCTGAAGGGGAAATATACTCTGATGAAAGTTACAGTATTACTCGTGGAAACCTAGAGTTTGAAATAGGAAACAAAATAAAAAACAAAGATAGCGTCATAGTTACTTATTGTAGAGGTGGTAGTCGTGGAGCGCTTGCTGCACAAACACTGAGACGATTGGGATATAAAAACGCTACAAACCTTAAAGGCGGACTTAAAGCTTGGGCAAAAGCAGGGTATCCAGTAGAAACAGGCTTAGGCAGTGTGACTATAAAAAGTATTGAGGAGTAA
- a CDS encoding prepilin peptidase yields the protein MELIIALIFGLLFGSFLNVVILRIPKEESVVFVPSHCYSCKSSLKPWHNIPLFSWIFLRGKCSFCSAPISIQYPIIELLSGIIFLTIASKYGISLPSLLVAFSFLTLLALSMIDFKYKMVPDSLNLLAIFFAILGAWSLGGVVENFKNALLFAGGFTLLRFALSYYLTSSVYRAGLKTKTPWNKHFDRTPLIEAMGEGDIMVAATMGALLGVELTLVAIFLSALLALPVMLMVQKGSSEDKRVPFVPFLALATFIVYIFDSPIYSYIEANY from the coding sequence ATGGAGCTAATTATTGCCCTTATATTTGGTCTTTTGTTTGGCTCATTTTTAAATGTCGTTATTCTTCGCATACCAAAAGAAGAGAGTGTTGTATTTGTACCTTCTCATTGCTACTCATGTAAAAGTTCTTTAAAACCTTGGCACAATATCCCTCTATTTTCTTGGATATTTTTAAGAGGAAAGTGTTCTTTTTGTAGCGCGCCTATTTCTATACAATATCCTATTATAGAGTTACTCTCAGGCATAATATTTTTAACCATAGCTAGTAAGTATGGCATCTCATTGCCTAGCTTACTAGTCGCGTTTAGTTTTTTAACGCTACTGGCTCTTTCAATGATAGACTTTAAGTATAAAATGGTTCCTGATTCGCTTAATCTTCTTGCAATTTTCTTTGCAATTTTAGGAGCTTGGAGTCTTGGCGGAGTAGTAGAAAACTTCAAAAATGCTCTACTTTTTGCTGGTGGCTTTACACTCCTGCGTTTTGCTCTGTCTTACTACCTCACTTCATCTGTATATAGAGCGGGTCTTAAAACAAAAACGCCATGGAACAAACACTTTGATAGAACGCCACTTATCGAAGCTATGGGAGAAGGCGACATAATGGTGGCGGCAACCATGGGAGCACTTCTTGGAGTCGAACTCACTCTTGTCGCTATCTTTTTATCAGCCCTTTTAGCACTTCCGGTGATGCTAATGGTTCAAAAAGGATCAAGTGAAGATAAACGCGTTCCCTTCGTGCCATTTTTAGCTCTTGCTACTTTTATAGTTTATATCTTTGATTCGCCAATATATAGCTATATCGAGGCAAACTATTAA
- a CDS encoding VanZ family protein: MQQFFKVALFICLIAIEYLATTTVHIEVVENLWDKANHFIAFFTLYILLTLAYKNLSLIIKVFYLLLFGVQIEIVQYFIPERYFSFLDVVADSIGILIGVMVMLFYKKVFSKINE, encoded by the coding sequence ATGCAGCAGTTCTTTAAAGTAGCGCTATTTATATGTTTAATCGCCATTGAGTATTTAGCTACAACTACAGTTCATATAGAAGTAGTTGAGAATTTGTGGGATAAGGCAAATCACTTTATTGCTTTTTTTACTCTGTATATATTGCTTACATTAGCATATAAAAATTTATCATTAATAATAAAAGTCTTTTATCTTTTACTATTTGGCGTTCAGATAGAAATAGTTCAGTATTTTATACCTGAAAGGTATTTTTCATTTTTGGATGTAGTAGCGGACTCTATTGGTATCTTGATAGGAGTAATGGTGATGTTGTTTTATAAGAAAGTATTTTCTAAAATAAATGAATAA